A section of the Nodosilinea sp. FACHB-141 genome encodes:
- a CDS encoding EAL domain-containing protein, whose product MVGQLGPDPIANKLSLLPYVFLSASSAEGESIDEVVLDALCAIRLYLDMEVAFIAEFSGGRRRFRYVDSSLEHPPIAVGDSNPLEESYCQRVVDGRLPELIQDASAIPAALELPVTMDLPVGAHLSVPIRLGNGQLYGTFCCFSTRPDFTLGNRDLSIMRVFANFASRQIGRELATQRQYREMRQRIVSVLESEAFTIVYQPIVHLGDNRIIGFEALTRFWSRPIRTPDVWFNEAADVGLSEELEMAAIAKALTGFDQLPDDIYLSINVSPDNILNGAIHRALHNAPLDRIVLEVTEHVPIPDYSQFGQALAPLRDRGIRLAVDDAGSGYASFLHILKLKPEIIKLDIGLIRDIDTDLNRRALTAALVGFAQESGSQLVAEGVETAPECTALKQLCVNKAQGYLLGHPLPIGETAALFQG is encoded by the coding sequence ATGGTTGGACAACTGGGTCCGGACCCGATAGCTAACAAGCTATCGTTGCTCCCTTACGTCTTTTTGTCGGCATCTAGTGCTGAGGGAGAATCGATCGATGAGGTCGTGCTCGATGCTCTATGCGCCATTCGCCTCTACCTCGATATGGAGGTGGCGTTCATTGCTGAATTTTCGGGTGGTAGACGCCGATTTCGCTATGTCGATTCATCTTTAGAGCATCCACCAATCGCCGTGGGTGACTCAAACCCGCTCGAAGAGAGCTATTGCCAACGCGTTGTCGATGGTCGGCTGCCAGAGCTGATTCAAGATGCCTCAGCAATCCCGGCGGCGCTAGAACTACCGGTCACTATGGACCTGCCGGTGGGAGCCCACCTCAGCGTGCCCATCCGCTTGGGAAACGGGCAGCTCTACGGAACATTCTGCTGCTTCAGCACTCGGCCCGACTTTACCCTGGGCAATCGCGACCTGTCCATCATGCGCGTGTTTGCCAATTTTGCTTCCCGCCAAATTGGCCGAGAGCTAGCCACCCAGCGCCAGTACCGAGAGATGCGCCAGCGCATTGTCTCAGTGCTAGAGTCTGAAGCGTTTACCATCGTCTACCAGCCGATTGTTCACCTAGGAGACAACAGAATCATCGGCTTCGAGGCGCTGACCCGGTTTTGGTCTAGGCCCATTCGCACCCCTGATGTGTGGTTTAACGAGGCGGCTGACGTGGGCCTCAGCGAAGAGTTGGAGATGGCGGCGATCGCTAAGGCCCTCACGGGCTTCGACCAACTCCCCGACGATATCTATTTGTCTATCAACGTCTCGCCTGACAACATCTTGAATGGCGCTATCCATCGAGCCCTCCACAATGCGCCGCTCGATCGCATTGTGCTGGAGGTCACTGAGCATGTGCCCATTCCCGACTATTCCCAGTTCGGCCAAGCCCTAGCACCCCTGCGCGATCGCGGCATTCGCCTCGCCGTCGACGATGCTGGCTCGGGCTACGCGAGTTTCCTGCACATTCTTAAGCTCAAGCCAGAAATCATCAAGCTCGACATCGGACTCATTCGCGATATTGATACCGACCTTAACCGCCGCGCCTTAACCGCTGCGCTAGTCGGGTTCGCCCAAGAAAGCGGCAGCCAACTCGTCGCCGAAGGGGTAGAGACAGCCCCAGAGTGCACCGCTCTAAAGCAGCTTTGCGTCAACAAAGCGCAGGGATATTTGCTCGGGCATCCCCTACCGATTGGCGAAACCGCAGCGCTGTTCCAGGGCTAA
- a CDS encoding prolyl oligopeptidase family protein, giving the protein MIANSLTYPPSPQHDQVDTYHGVAVPDPYRWLEDPQSPASQEWIEAQNAVTEGYLQTLSRRGEINDRLTQIWNYERYSTPFKRGGRYFYFKNDGLQNQSVLYTLPSLEAEPRMLLDPNTLSEDGTVSLSGMEVSENGAYMAYGLSSAGSDWIEWRVRDIETGEDTDDLLKWVKFSGASWSHDHQGFFYSRYDEPDEASKLEAINYYQKLYYHRLGTPQSEDVLVYERPDQKEWGFGGGVTEDGRYLIISVWKGTDPNNLVFYKDLSNPESPVVELISEFEASYSFVDNDGTLFWFRTDLDAPKGRLIAIDIAQPERSHWQEIIPESDNTLEGVGILNHQFVADYLKDAYTTIRIFSLTGELVREVELPGIGSAGGFDGKREDIETFYSFTSFTVPPTIYRYDMVTGESTLYRQPEVDFDPSAYTTTQVFYTSKDGTRVPMFITHKKGIELNGQNPTLLYGYGGFSISLTPSFSVSNLVWMEMGGVYAMPNLRGGGEYGEEWHLAGTKLNKQNVFDDFIAAAEWLIAEGYTSAEKLAIAGGSNGGLLVGACMTQRPDLFAAALPAVGVMDMLRFNQFTIGWAWESDYGSPQNEDEFKVLYGYSPLHNLEPGTAYPATLISTADHDDRVVPAHSFKFAAALQAAHGGEAPVLIRIETKAGHGAGKPTAKVIEEVSDKWAFLAANLGM; this is encoded by the coding sequence ATGATTGCCAACTCCCTCACTTACCCCCCCAGCCCCCAGCACGACCAGGTCGATACCTACCACGGTGTGGCGGTACCTGATCCATACCGCTGGCTTGAAGACCCGCAATCTCCTGCCAGCCAGGAATGGATTGAGGCCCAGAATGCGGTTACTGAGGGCTATCTACAAACGCTGTCGAGGCGTGGGGAAATTAACGATCGCCTCACCCAAATCTGGAACTATGAGCGCTACAGCACTCCTTTCAAGCGAGGCGGGCGATATTTTTACTTCAAAAACGACGGCTTGCAAAACCAGAGCGTACTCTACACCCTGCCTAGCCTAGAGGCCGAGCCCCGCATGCTGCTTGACCCCAACACGTTGTCAGAAGACGGCACGGTTTCGCTCAGCGGCATGGAGGTGAGTGAGAACGGGGCATACATGGCCTATGGTCTGTCGAGCGCGGGGTCAGACTGGATCGAGTGGCGCGTGCGCGATATTGAAACCGGTGAAGACACCGACGACTTGCTGAAGTGGGTGAAGTTCTCGGGTGCGTCGTGGAGCCACGACCACCAGGGCTTTTTTTATAGTCGCTACGACGAGCCAGATGAGGCGAGCAAGCTAGAGGCAATCAACTATTACCAGAAGCTCTACTACCATCGCCTGGGCACGCCCCAAAGTGAGGATGTGCTGGTGTACGAGCGCCCCGACCAAAAAGAGTGGGGTTTTGGCGGCGGCGTCACCGAGGACGGGCGCTATTTAATCATCTCGGTGTGGAAGGGGACTGACCCCAACAACCTGGTGTTTTACAAAGACCTGAGCAACCCGGAAAGCCCTGTGGTAGAGCTGATTTCGGAGTTTGAGGCCAGCTACAGCTTTGTGGATAACGACGGCACGCTATTTTGGTTTCGCACTGATTTAGATGCGCCGAAGGGGCGGCTGATTGCGATCGATATTGCCCAGCCGGAGCGATCGCACTGGCAAGAGATCATTCCCGAAAGCGACAACACCTTAGAGGGCGTTGGCATTCTCAACCACCAGTTTGTGGCGGATTATCTAAAGGATGCTTACACCACAATTCGCATCTTCTCGCTGACCGGGGAGCTGGTGCGGGAGGTAGAGCTGCCGGGGATTGGTAGCGCTGGTGGCTTTGACGGCAAGCGGGAAGATATCGAAACCTTCTACAGCTTTACCAGCTTTACGGTACCGCCCACGATCTATCGCTACGACATGGTGACAGGGGAGAGCACCCTCTACCGCCAGCCCGAGGTGGATTTTGACCCGAGTGCCTACACCACCACCCAGGTGTTTTACACCAGCAAAGACGGTACGCGCGTACCGATGTTCATCACCCACAAGAAAGGAATTGAGCTGAATGGGCAGAACCCGACACTGCTCTATGGCTATGGGGGCTTTAGCATTTCGCTGACGCCGTCGTTTTCGGTGAGCAACCTGGTGTGGATGGAGATGGGCGGCGTCTATGCGATGCCGAACCTGCGCGGCGGCGGCGAGTATGGCGAAGAGTGGCACCTGGCGGGCACGAAGCTGAATAAGCAGAACGTGTTTGATGACTTTATTGCGGCGGCGGAGTGGTTGATCGCTGAGGGCTATACGTCGGCGGAAAAGCTGGCGATCGCAGGTGGCAGCAACGGCGGCCTGCTGGTGGGGGCCTGCATGACCCAGCGGCCCGACCTGTTTGCGGCAGCGCTGCCTGCGGTGGGGGTGATGGATATGCTGCGGTTTAACCAGTTCACCATTGGCTGGGCTTGGGAGTCGGACTATGGCTCGCCCCAGAACGAAGACGAGTTTAAGGTGCTCTACGGCTATTCACCGCTGCACAATTTGGAGCCGGGGACGGCCTACCCGGCGACGCTGATTTCTACTGCCGACCACGACGATCGCGTGGTGCCGGCCCACAGCTTTAAGTTTGCGGCAGCGCTGCAAGCGGCCCACGGGGGCGAGGCTCCGGTGCTGATTCGCATTGAGACGAAGGCGGGGCACGGGGCGGGTAAGCCGACGGCGAAGGTGATCGAAGAAGTGTCAGATAAGTGGGCGTTTTTGGCGGCGAATTTGGGGATGTAG
- the ligA gene encoding NAD-dependent DNA ligase LigA encodes MGDNGNDDTAARVQTLRSQLQAASYAYYVLDAPDLPDEVYDRLYRELQDLEAAHPELITPDSPTQRVGERPATQFTSIRHNIPLYSLENAFDLVEFRAWEDRWRRQAPDVGAVEYVAELKIDGNAIALTYENGLLVRGATRGDGTAGEDITPNVRTIRSVPLRLAIENPPTVVEVRGEAFLPLDVFEQINRDRTAKGEALFANPRNAAAGTLRQLDSRIVAARKLDFFAYTVHWGEAVDESVIGRADDDQLAQIEATSHAPTQALTHPPTTQWQALEFLKSLGFRVNPNRQLCQSADDVQAYYDDWATRRLQLSYLTDGVVVKLNDFALQQQLGFTQKFPRWAVALKYPAEEVPTILESVSFQVGRTGAVTPVAELRPVQLAGTTVARATLHNADRLAELDIHQGDTVIVRKAGEIIPEVVRVLAELRAAGAIAIAMPTHCPQCSSALVKPDDGAVTRCINISCPAIVQGAIIHWARRDALDIEGLGEKWVKQLVEQGLVRSVADLYSLTEEDLAPLDRMGKRLAEKLLGAIAASKARPWASVLYALGIRHVGAVNAKTLAQHFLSAAALAAASPEAIASVHSIGPEIAQAVYEWFQVPANQTLIDRLQQAGLQLASAESAAAPAAGPLEGKTFVLTGTLPTLTRQQATDIIEAAGGKVTSSVSKATDYLVAGEKAGSKLVKAESLGVAILTEADLLALGKG; translated from the coding sequence ATGGGCGACAACGGCAACGACGACACAGCGGCCAGGGTGCAGACGCTCAGGTCGCAGCTGCAAGCCGCCAGCTACGCCTACTACGTGCTCGATGCCCCCGACCTGCCTGATGAGGTCTACGATCGCCTCTACCGCGAGCTGCAAGACCTCGAAGCCGCCCACCCCGAGCTGATCACCCCCGACAGCCCCACCCAGCGCGTTGGCGAGCGACCCGCCACCCAGTTCACCTCCATTCGCCACAACATCCCCCTCTACAGCCTGGAGAATGCCTTTGACCTGGTCGAATTTCGCGCCTGGGAAGACCGCTGGCGCCGGCAGGCCCCCGACGTTGGAGCGGTAGAGTACGTCGCTGAACTGAAAATCGACGGCAACGCGATCGCCCTTACCTACGAAAATGGTCTGCTGGTGCGGGGTGCTACCCGAGGCGATGGCACCGCCGGCGAAGATATTACCCCCAACGTGCGCACCATCCGCTCGGTACCCCTGCGACTGGCCATCGAGAACCCGCCAACCGTGGTTGAAGTGCGCGGCGAAGCCTTTCTCCCGCTGGATGTGTTTGAGCAGATTAACCGCGATCGCACCGCCAAGGGCGAAGCCCTCTTCGCCAACCCCCGCAACGCCGCCGCCGGCACCCTGCGCCAGCTCGACTCCCGCATTGTCGCGGCCCGCAAGCTCGACTTCTTTGCCTACACCGTCCACTGGGGAGAAGCCGTGGATGAGTCGGTGATTGGAAGAGCTGACGACGATCAGCTGGCCCAAATCGAGGCCACGAGCCATGCTCCAACGCAGGCCCTCACCCACCCTCCCACGACCCAGTGGCAGGCCCTCGAATTTCTCAAGTCTCTGGGCTTTCGCGTCAACCCCAACCGCCAGCTCTGCCAATCTGCTGACGACGTGCAGGCCTACTACGATGATTGGGCTACCCGGCGGCTTCAGCTCTCCTACCTCACCGATGGCGTGGTGGTCAAACTCAACGACTTTGCCCTCCAACAGCAGTTGGGCTTTACCCAAAAATTTCCTCGCTGGGCGGTAGCGCTTAAATATCCCGCTGAAGAGGTGCCCACCATCCTCGAATCCGTCAGCTTTCAGGTGGGCCGCACCGGGGCAGTGACCCCCGTGGCTGAGCTGCGCCCGGTGCAGCTGGCGGGCACCACCGTCGCTCGCGCCACTCTGCACAACGCCGATCGCCTCGCCGAACTCGACATTCACCAGGGCGATACGGTGATCGTGCGCAAAGCTGGAGAGATCATTCCCGAAGTGGTGCGGGTGCTGGCCGAGCTGCGAGCAGCCGGGGCGATCGCGATCGCCATGCCCACCCACTGCCCCCAGTGCAGCAGCGCCCTGGTCAAACCCGACGACGGTGCCGTTACCCGCTGCATCAATATCTCCTGCCCCGCGATCGTGCAGGGGGCGATCATCCACTGGGCCAGGCGCGACGCCCTCGACATTGAGGGCCTGGGCGAAAAGTGGGTAAAACAGTTGGTGGAGCAGGGCTTGGTCCGATCCGTTGCCGATCTCTACAGCCTAACTGAAGAGGATCTAGCACCTCTCGATCGCATGGGTAAGCGGCTGGCCGAGAAGCTGCTGGGGGCGATCGCCGCCTCCAAAGCCCGCCCCTGGGCCTCGGTGCTCTACGCCTTGGGCATTCGCCACGTGGGTGCTGTCAATGCCAAAACCTTGGCCCAGCATTTTCTCAGTGCCGCCGCTCTCGCCGCCGCTAGCCCTGAGGCGATCGCCTCCGTCCACAGCATCGGCCCCGAAATCGCTCAGGCCGTCTATGAATGGTTCCAGGTGCCTGCCAACCAAACCTTAATCGATCGCCTGCAACAGGCTGGTCTGCAACTTGCCTCCGCAGAATCCGCCGCCGCCCCAGCCGCTGGCCCCCTAGAAGGCAAAACCTTCGTGCTCACCGGTACCCTGCCCACCCTTACCCGCCAGCAGGCCACCGACATCATCGAAGCCGCTGGCGGCAAAGTCACCAGCAGCGTTAGCAAAGCCACCGACTACCTAGTGGCGGGTGAAAAAGCCGGCTCAAAACTCGTCAAAGCGGAGAGTCTAGGCGTTGCCATTCTCACCGAAGCAGACCTGTTAGCGCTGGGGAAAGGATAG
- a CDS encoding DUF559 domain-containing protein, whose protein sequence is MAKDFPRIRGTTRSIEQAARELRQNLTPAETRLWKALRGRQLNGLRFRCQHPVGRFIVDFYCPSCKLVIEVDGSVHNQQEAYDKARTEHLQDFGYCVLRFSNAEVVNNLAVVLDRIAQVAESRSSSGLRG, encoded by the coding sequence ATGGCCAAGGACTTTCCAAGGATTCGTGGTACTACCCGGTCAATTGAGCAGGCGGCCCGAGAGTTAAGGCAAAACCTTACCCCTGCTGAGACAAGACTGTGGAAAGCATTGCGAGGACGGCAACTGAACGGACTTAGGTTTCGATGTCAGCATCCTGTGGGACGATTCATTGTTGACTTTTACTGCCCATCCTGCAAATTGGTTATTGAAGTTGATGGTAGCGTTCATAACCAGCAAGAAGCCTACGACAAAGCTCGGACAGAGCATCTTCAAGATTTCGGTTATTGCGTTTTACGATTCTCAAACGCAGAGGTCGTGAACAATCTAGCCGTTGTTCTCGATCGCATTGCTCAAGTTGCAGAATCCCGGTCCTCTTCAGGATTGAGGGGTTAG